The genomic stretch GTCGGAAGTGCCGACCATCATCAGGGCCTTGTTGTCGCCGATGCCCGGGGTCGGCGCGACCCCGTTGTCTTTCACCGTGGAGTTCGAAATCGTGATGTTGTCCGAATCCTGGACGAAGATCCCGTGGTCGTTGGCGCCGCTCACTGTCACGGCGTCGATCGTGATGGCAGTGTGGCTGTTGTCGCTGCTGTTGTTCACGTAGATGCCGAAGTCACAGCCGGTGGCGTCGACCGTGGCGGGAAGCTTCGAAGCATCGCTGGCCTTCTGCACGACCTCGGCGGCGGTGAGCCCGGTCGACCCCGCCTGAACGCACGACGCCGCGCTCGCAGGAGGCGCCGCCGTGCCTACCTCGATGGCTCCACCGACACTGCAGGCCAGCGCCAGTGAGAGGAAGATCCGGGGGAGGCTCGTTCCCCGCCCGGCACCGATCCATTTCCTTGACAATTTTTCCCTCCGTCGTCTCGAACTGAACTGCAATGCCCGCTATGCGACTGTCACCGGCTCACGGCCGCACTCAGACGCACACGGCACACCCAACAAGTGCTCCGGCCCACGATCCGGGGGCCGGGTCGAGTCCCGCTAGGCGCGGGCGTCGACCGTCGAGGCGCGCACGATCGCTACCGATGGCGAGCAGCGGGCAATGCCGCAATGCACGCCGAACCTGCTGCTGCCCTGCAGCTGCCATTCGCTTGCCCCTCCCGCACATCCACAACCTTGTCGCCTCGCGGCAGCAAGTGGAACCCAGCAAGGTCACGGGCCTGTCGAGAGAATGTCGCGACACCGCAACAATGCCCACACCACTCAATCAGAGCAGTTGCGCACGATCAACAGATGCGGGGACATCCGGTGGGCGACCGGCCACGAACGCCCCTCGGTTTGCCCGATGGCGAAGTCCCATCTGCCCCAGCCGCCAATCCACCTTACGAGAGGTCCCTCTCGGCGCGACCGGTCTGTGGCGAGACCCTGTTGGCGTCGCCGAAGCTGACCGTGATGACCTCGCCGGCCGCGCGCCCCTGGGCAAACCATGCCCCTTCATGAGCCCGGCCGTTCACGACCCGTGCGCTGCCCACGCGAACCGCCGCGTCGGCGGCTACGGCTTCCCAACACCGAAACTGTCCGGTCGGGCGCCGTCAGCTCAGAACCTGGAGACGGCGGGGGCGGCGCGGGAGCTACCTGACTATCTCGGTGAAGACGATGTCCCTGGTCTCCTGCTCGTCGAAGCGCACCCCGTGGGACTCCGCGACCTTCCTGCGCCCGGGCTGGATGCCGAGATAGGCGTCGATCGCCTCGCTGGTCTCCCACGCCGACCCGACGACGGCCTTGCCCGCGGTCCGGTCGATCAGGTTGTGCAATCCGCAGAAGCCCGGTTGGGCCTTGAAGACGGGGAACACCTCGCTGTTGAAGAAGTCGATGACGTCATCGACGCTCGCCGGGTCCATGCTGAGCCGGGTGATCAGCAGCTTGCAGTCCGCGGTGATGGGCTGCACCGCTCCTGCCGCGGCCACCTCGAGGTTCTCGACCGTGAGGTCGCCTCCCACGACCCCGAGCGCCTCCTTACGAGCCTTTCCGAGGGCGCTGTCACTCGAGTCCCGATCTTGCTCGCTCGCCCAGATCGACAGGACGCCGAACACGTTCGCCGAGCGGTTGGCGCTGGCGGTCACGCCTCGGAACCCGGACTGGGCTCTGATCATGGGGAGTGCCTCCTCGCGGAGATAGGCGGCCCCGCCGTCGATGTCGGTGGCACCTCTGAACGTCAACAGTCGTGTGTGCATGTGTAACCCCCTCTGCTTATACGACCTTCCCGACGGACGGCCTGGTGGCCATCCGACGACGACATTCTGGCGCGGGACCTTCGTCAGCAACAGACCCGCCATACCATGCAGCAAGTGCGTCATCTCCATCACAAGCCCGTCGGCAGGATGGGGAGCCGCCAGTTGCGGTCGGGTCCCTCGCCGGCGACCGGCCATGGCCTGCTCGAGTTGCAGCGCCTGGCAGGCAACCAGGCAGTGACGAAGCTGTTGGGATCACGACCGGCGCTGAGCAGCGCGGCCCAGTCCCGCTTCGACGCGTTCGTGTCTGCTGCCCAGTCGGCCGGTCTCGGTCTTCGCGCCGCCCAGCAACTGTGGGCGATCGGCGGGGGCGCCGGAACGGACCCGGTGACCGGATTCGATCCCGTCGGCGATCGCACTGCTGACAAACAGCGGGTGGTCGATTACGCCGCCGAAGCGGGTGGCAAGGCCTTCTCGGTCGACGTCGACGTCGGCAACCTCGCCGGGTTCAACGCCGCGATGGGCCACACAGGTGCTGATGCCGTCTTCGGGGAGATGGCGAACATGGTGCAACGCCACCTTTCCGTCCCCGGCGCCCAGGTCCAGGCCGCCCGGTCCGGGGGTTCGAAGCTCAGCTTCACGGTCGTGGCGGTCGGATCCGAGGAGGCCGCGTCTTTAAAGCACCGCTTGGATGCAGCGGTCTCCGACGCTCGCGTCCAGTTGCGCGGCTATGTGCGCAACGCCGGCCTGGCCGACACGCCCAACCCGAAAGGTGCCAGCGGGCCCGACGTGAACATCTCCGTCGAGGAGATCGCCGCGCAAGCACCAGCGATCCGGTCGGGCCCTACCTCGGGCGGTCCCGAGCAGGCCACGGACTTGACCGGCGGCGGTTTCGTCGGCTCGGGCGCCGACCGGCGCCGGCGCTTCGTCGTCACCGCCATGGGATTTGGCGTCACGGCCGAGGCGGCCGCCGGCCTCTACAAGCTCACCTCGGGCGGCCAACTCGACCCGCTCACGGGATTCGCCCCCGCCGGAGACCGGCTCCCGACGATCGACCGGGCGGCTGCTTACACGGGCGAGACGGGCTACCAGGCCGCCTACGTCGAGGTCGACATACGCAACCTGGGAGGCTTGAACGCCGCCCTCGGCCGGGACCAAGCCGACGACGTGCTGCGGACCCTGTCGACGACGGTGGAGCAGCGGCTCGGTCCGTTGGGAACGGTCGCCGCGTTCCGTCACGGCGGCGACGAGGTCAGCTTCGTGGTGGTCGCCACGCGCTCGCTCGCCGACCATCAACTGGTGTCGGACGTGAGGGGCGTCCTGTCGGAGGCGGCGACGCAGGGACGGTCCCGCTACTCGCATCTCGAACAGGTGGAGCATCCCAAGTACCCGGGTGACCGGACCCGGGGCGGCACGGGTATCGCGTTCGGGGTGGCGGCGATAACACCCGGATCGGATCCTCTCCGCGTCTGCGCCGCCGCCGATCTCGAGGTGGAGGACCAGAAGCGCCGGACCGGCCGAGCGACCTGAGGCGCCAGCGACCGCCCGGTCGCGCGCTGTTCACCGGGGGGGTGATCGCACGGCGTCGCCTTGCGGCACTGCCGACCAGCCGGACCATCGCCGCACGTCGACTGCCAGCACCTGACCGCCCGGACGCCGCGTTTGGTACTGCGGGTACCGGCCGGCGAGGAGCTCCACCGCCCGGTCGGCTTCAACGGTGCCCGGGTCGAGCACCCTGGCCGTCCCGTCGGCCCGGGCCCACCACAGCCGGTCCCAGTCCTCGCTGTACTCGTCGACGAGGATCGACACCGACGGGTTCTCCGCGACGTTTGCCAGGCGCTTCAGCGACGTCGAGCGCTTGGGCTTGTGGTCGACCGCGCTGACCACGGTGTCGCACGCGATGGCGAACACGATCGGCACCAGGTGCGGGCGACCCGAACCGTCCGCGGTGGCCAGCCGGGCGACCCGCGCCTCGGAGAACCGACGGCGGGCCTCCTCCCCGGTCACACCCCGTGCGCCTCAGCGACAGCGGCTTCGAACCTGTCCAGCGCTGCCTCGACGGGCCCGCGACCGGCGGACGGCAACCAGTGGATCGCCCGGCGGAACCCGGCCTGCTCGAACTCGGCGATGACCCGGGCGTCCGCGGGCACGCCCATCACCATCAGGTCGACCGGACGGTCCGCGCGTGCTCTGAGCTCCACGGCGCGCTCGAGGATGTGGTTGCGCGCGTAGTTGGGCATCCATGCGTCGCCGAAGCGGAGCACCCGGTCGATCACCGTCGGGCCGTTCCCGCCGACCAGGACCGGCGGGTGCGGGCGTTGCGCCGGCTTCGGCCAGGACCAGATCCGATCGAAGTTCACGTGATCGCCGTGGTAGCTGGCCTCATCGTGGGTCCAGATCGCCTTCATCGCCTCGACCCGCTCGGCCAGGACCGCCATCCGCCGGCGGGGGTCGGTGCCGTGGTTCTGCATCTCCTCCCGGTTCCACCCCGCGCCGACACCGAACTCGACCCGCCCGCCGGAGAGGACATCGACACTGGCCACCTCCTTCGCGGTGGTGATCGGGTCGCGCTCGATCACCAGGCAGATGCCGCTGCCTATCCGAAGCCTGCTCGTAGCGGCCGCCGCCGCGGTCATCGCCACGAACAGGTCGTAGGTGTGGGCGTACTTGCGCGGCAGCTCACCGCCGCCCGGGTAGGGGCTCAGGCGCGACGCCGGGATGTGGGTGTGCTCGGGGAAGAACAACGACTCGTGCCCTCGCTCCTCCACCAGCCGCGCCACAGCAGCCGGGTCGAGCGCGTAATGAGTCGGAAAGATCGCAACGCCGGTCTCCATCACCGCAACGCTAAGGCATACGCGCCGCCCCCCGAGCACCCACACCGACGGCTCGAGCTAACCCGTGACTGCCCGCCCCGGATCGGGCTTCCCAGCGCGCCCAGAGGGAACTCGGTGGCGTCGTGTCGATGCCAGCGACCGCGCCGCCTCCTGGGCCAGCCGAGTGGCGGGGATCGTCGACCCACACCCCCATCACGCAGAGCTCCTCGCTGGACGGCCGCTGCAGCCCCCTCGGTTCGCCGCTAACCGACCGCTGCCATGAACCTCTCGAGCTCGCCGGGGATGTCCGGGCCAGCCGGCTGGTAGGCGATCTCGGACACACCGATGCTTTCCAGCTGGGCGACCCGCTCACGCAGCTCCGCCGCCGTCCCCGTAAACGTCATCGCCGGCAGCAGCGAAGCCGCCGCTCGAACCGCCGGCAGGTCGCGCTCGGAAACCTTCACGAGATGGTCCTCGTGCACCGCGAGGTGGCGGTGGCTCTCGGACTGCTCCTCCACCGCCTGTCGCCACTGCGACCCGCCGGGCAGGCGGTCGACGCCCTGAGCACCCTGTCGCTCGTAGAGCGCGTGGAACACGACGGCAAGGGCGTGCCCCGCCGCCTCGATGACCCGCTGGCTGTCGGGCGCCTCACCTTCGCCGAGAACCGTCCCGAACGCGAGCATCGCCCTCCACGCCGGCAGGTCCTCCCCCGCCGGCGGGAGAGCGGCGGCGAAGATCCCGTCCCCGAGCTCCTCGGCGACGCGCTGGCCCTTCGGCCCGTCGGCGCC from Acidimicrobiales bacterium encodes the following:
- a CDS encoding TIGR03668 family PPOX class F420-dependent oxidoreductase; translated protein: MTGEEARRRFSEARVARLATADGSGRPHLVPIVFAIACDTVVSAVDHKPKRSTSLKRLANVAENPSVSILVDEYSEDWDRLWWARADGTARVLDPGTVEADRAVELLAGRYPQYQTRRPGGQVLAVDVRRWSGWSAVPQGDAVRSPPR
- a CDS encoding LLM class F420-dependent oxidoreductase, with protein sequence METGVAIFPTHYALDPAAVARLVEERGHESLFFPEHTHIPASRLSPYPGGGELPRKYAHTYDLFVAMTAAAAATSRLRIGSGICLVIERDPITTAKEVASVDVLSGGRVEFGVGAGWNREEMQNHGTDPRRRMAVLAERVEAMKAIWTHDEASYHGDHVNFDRIWSWPKPAQRPHPPVLVGGNGPTVIDRVLRFGDAWMPNYARNHILERAVELRARADRPVDLMVMGVPADARVIAEFEQAGFRRAIHWLPSAGRGPVEAALDRFEAAVAEAHGV